From the genome of Geminocystis herdmanii PCC 6308, one region includes:
- a CDS encoding DNA-methyltransferase, which yields MTIVTESKPEYKEYFKHKNITLINGNSLNPNLFTTEFIDLIVTSPPYNVGIEYNSNDDQLSYDRYLEFSFQWMSNCYRWTKKQGRFLLNIPLDKNKGGHRSVGADLTKIAQDVGWKYHSTIIWNEGNISRRTAWGSWMSASAPHVIAPVELIVILYKEDWKKTTGTKISDITKQEFMEWTNGLWVFNGESKKRIGHPAPFPKELPLRAIKLFSYQNDLVFDPFAGSGTTLIVAENTKRRAVGVELDEQYCELAKNRIIDEVGSLLFT from the coding sequence ATGACAATAGTAACCGAATCAAAACCAGAATACAAAGAATATTTTAAACATAAAAATATTACACTGATAAATGGTAACAGTCTTAACCCTAATCTTTTTACAACAGAATTTATAGACTTGATAGTAACATCTCCACCTTACAATGTCGGCATCGAGTATAACTCTAATGATGATCAATTATCTTATGATCGATACTTAGAATTTTCTTTTCAGTGGATGTCGAACTGCTATAGGTGGACAAAAAAACAAGGTAGATTCTTGTTGAATATCCCTTTAGATAAAAATAAGGGAGGACATCGTAGCGTTGGTGCAGACTTAACAAAAATAGCCCAAGATGTTGGTTGGAAATATCACTCGACTATAATTTGGAATGAGGGTAATATATCAAGAAGAACGGCTTGGGGATCATGGATGTCAGCTTCTGCACCTCATGTTATTGCACCTGTGGAATTAATTGTTATTTTGTATAAGGAAGATTGGAAAAAAACTACAGGAACAAAAATTAGTGATATTACTAAACAAGAGTTTATGGAATGGACAAATGGATTATGGGTTTTTAATGGTGAAAGTAAAAAAAGAATCGGACATCCTGCTCCATTTCCTAAAGAATTACCATTACGGGCTATTAAGTTATTTAGTTATCAAAATGATTTAGTTTTCGATCCATTTGCAGGTAGCGGAACAACATTAATTGTTGCAGAAAACACAAAGAGGAGAGCTGTAGGTGTTGAATTAGATGAACAATATTGCGAATTAGCTAAAAATAGAATTATTGATGAAGTAGGTAGCTTATTATTTACATAA